A genome region from Carya illinoinensis cultivar Pawnee chromosome 2, C.illinoinensisPawnee_v1, whole genome shotgun sequence includes the following:
- the LOC122295359 gene encoding GDSL esterase/lipase APG-like, with protein sequence MQPQKMTIYSKKVLLLVLSCALLGFGNGQESTQIVPAIITFGDSAVDVGNNNNLHTFFKANYPPYGRDFVNHQPTGRFCNGKLATDMTAEAMGFKTYPPAYLSPQASGKNLLIGANFASAAAGFDEKPTILHHAITLSQQLEYFKEYKTRLTKVAGSKKAAAILKDAIYILSAGSGDFLQNYYIHPSVRRAYTPDEYSSFLVGSFSKFVKELYGLGARKLGATSLPPLGCFPFALNLFKFNGKGCVSTINNAAQGFNKKMNSSAANLQKQLPGLKIVVFDIFTPIYDLVRSPSKYGFVEARRSCCGKGTLETTSALCNPNSPRTCSNATQYVFWDNVHPSQAANQVIADAMIVQGIALI encoded by the exons ATGCAGCCACAGAAGATGACTATCTATTCCAAAAAAGTACTGCTTTTGGTGTTATCATGTGCGTTGTTAGGATTCGGAAATGGTCAAGAATCAACACAGATTGTACCAGCAATAATAACATTCGGGGACTCTGCCGTAGACGTGGGAAACAATAACAATCTCCATACTTTTTTCAAGGCTAATTACCCTCCATATGGGAGGGACTTTGTCAATCATCAGCCTACTGGGAGGTTTTGCAATGGTAAACTAGCCACTGATATGACTG CTGAAGCTATGGGCTTTAAGACTTATCCTCCAGCATATCTTAGCCCACAGGCATCGGGGAAGAACCTTCTAATTGGAGCAAACTTTGCTTCAGCTGCCGCGGGTTTCGATGAGAAACCAACAATCCTTCAC CATGCAATCACGTTGTCTCAGCAGCTGGAGTACTTCAAAGAATACAAGACTAGGTTAACAAAGGTGGCTGGTAGTAAGAAAGCAGCAGCCATCCTCAAGGATgcaatatatattttgagtGCAGGTAGTGGAGACTTTCTCCAGAATTACTACATCCATCCTTCAGTCAGAAGAGCTTACACTCCAGATGAGTATTCCTCGTTTCTTGTTGGCTCGTTCTCAAAATTTGTGAAG GAACTGTATGGCCTGGGAGCAAGGAAACTCGGTGCGACTTCACTCCCTCCATTGGGTTGCTTTCCTTTTGCACTCAACTTATTCAAATTTAATGGGAAGGGATGCGTCTCTACGATCAATAACGCTGCTCAAGGATTCAATAAGAAGATGAACTCCTCTGCAGCTAATCTCCAAAAGCAACTTCCTGGTCTGAAAATTGTCGTCTTTGACATTTTTACGCCTATCTATGATCTTGTTCGATCCCCTTCAAAATATG GTTTTGTGGAAGCAAGGAGAAGCTGCTGTGGAAAGGGAACATTAGAGACAACATCGGCCTTGTGCAATCCGAATTCACCAAGAACTTGTTCTAATGCGACTCAATATGTATTTTGGGATAACGTCCATCCGTCTCAGGCTGCTAATCAGGTTATTGCTGATGCAATGATTGTCCAAGGCATCGCCCTCATTTGA
- the LOC122300998 gene encoding ATP-dependent 6-phosphofructokinase 6-like isoform X1 — MDSRHSTISSSVSISTPRFRCFDPTNLYSSSPNHSRRHFSALSPTSMNGSMENLVNSEPKIVTGPSGYVLEDVPHLTDYIPEIPTYSNPLQVNPAYSVVKQYFVNMDDTVAQKIVVEKNSPRGIHFRRAGPRQKVYFEPEEVYACIVTCGGLCPGLNTVIREIVCGLYHMYGVHKVLGIEGGYRGFYARNTIPLTPKVVNDIHKRGGTILGTSRGGQDTSKIVDSIQDRGINQVYIIGGDGTQKGASVIFEEIRRRGLKVAVAGIPKTIDNDIPVMDKSFGFDTAVEEAQRAINAAHIESESFENGIGLVKLMGRHSGRLHNSNRYFNTRCDTTKLLGELETGFIAMYATLASRDVDCCLIPESPFYLEGAGGLLEYIEKRLKENGHMVIVIAEGAEQEVCSESMRTTDQQDASGNKRLPDVGLWISQKIKDHFSKTKKMAINLKYIDPTYMIRAVPSNASDNVYCTLLSHSVVHGAMAGYTGFTVGQVNGRHAYIPFYRVTEKQNKVVITDRMWARLLASTNQPSFLDHKDVFGDEKEGAPKNQPINGNNYLQATTTTLGGPNDVAEDKKQLETPMLSINGNE; from the exons ATGGACTCTCGTCACTCTACCATCTCTAGCTCCGTTTCCATTTCTACTCCAAGGTTCCGGTGCTTCGACCCCACAAACCTTTACTCTTCCTCTCCCAATCACAGCCGCCGACACTTCTCCGCCCTCTCTCCCACTTCCATGAATGGCTCCATGGAGAACTTGGTCAATTCCGAGCCCAAAATCGTCACCGGCCCCTCTGGTTACGTTCTCGAAGATGTTCCGCACTTGACGGATTACATACCTGAAATCCCt ACATATTCGAATCCATTACAAGTCAATCCTGCATACTCAGTTGTGAA GCAGTATTTTGTTAATATGGATGATACTGTTGCTCAAAAG ATTGTTGTTGAGAAGAATAGTCCAAGAGGGATACATTTTCGCCGTGCTGGACCTCGTCAAAAG GTGTATTTTGAACCAGAGGAAGTCTATGCATGCATTGTAACATGTGGAGGGCTATGTCCTGGTCTAAATACAGTGATCAGGGAAATAGTTTGTGGCTTATACCACATGTATGGTGTCCACAAGGTTCTTGGGATAGAG GGGGGATACAGAGGTTTCTATGCCCGAAATACAATTCCTTTGACACCAAAGGTGGTGAATGACATCCATAAACGGGGTGGCACAATCCTTGGGACATCGCGAGGGGGCCAAGATACCTCTAAAATTGTTGACAGCATTCAGGACCGAGGCATTAATCAG GTATACATAATTGGAGGAGATGGAACTCAAAAAGGGGCTTCCGTAATTTTTGAG GAAATTAGAAGGCGTGGCCTTAAAGTTGCAGTAGCAGGAATACCCAAGACTATTGATAATGACATTCCG GTTATGGACAAGTCATTCGGTTTTGACACTGCTGTTGAAGAGGCTCAACGAGCTATTAATGCAGCCCATATTGAATCAGAAAGCTTTGAGAATGGTATCGGTCTTGTCAAGTTAATGGGCCGGCACAGTGGTAGGCTTCATAACTCTAATAGGTATTTTAACACGAGATGTGACACCACAAAATTGTTGGGTGAACTTGAAACAG GATTCATAGCAATGTATGCAACTCTAGCTAGCCGAGATGTGGACTGTTGCTTGATTCCAGAGTCTCCCTTTTATCTTGAAGGAGCTGGTGGGCTATTAGAATACATTGAGAAAAGACTGAAAGAAAATGGGCACATGGTTATAGTAATAGCTGAAGGTGCAGAACAGGAGGTTTGTTCTGAAAGCATGCGAACCACAGACCAGCAGGATGCTTCTGGAAATAAGCGACTGCCAGATGTGGGTCTTTGGATATCTCAGAAGATTAAG GATCATTTCTCGAAAACTAAGAAGATGGCCATAAATCTCAAATACATAG ATCCCACTTACATGATCCGTGCTGTTCCAAGCAATGCATCTGATAATGTGTACTGCACCCTCCTTTCGCACAGTGTCGTTCATGGTGCAATGGCAGGTTATACGGGCTTCACAGTTGGCCAGGTTAACGGGAGACATGCTTACATACCATTCTAC CGTGTGACTGAGAAACAGAACAAAGTTGTGATAACTGACAGGATGTGGGCAAGGCTACTGGCTTCAACTAATCAACCCAGCTTCTTGGACCATAAAGATGTATTCGGGGATGAGAAAGAGGGAGCACCAAAAAACCAACCAATAAATGGGAATAACTATTTACAGGCAACAACTACTACTCTTGGGGGTCCCAATGATGTCGCAGAGGATAAGAAACAGCTAGAAACACCTATGCTTTCAATAAATGGGAATGAATGA
- the LOC122300998 gene encoding ATP-dependent 6-phosphofructokinase 6-like isoform X2, with translation MDSRHSTISSSVSISTPRFRCFDPTNLYSSSPNHSRRHFSALSPTSMNGSMENLVNSEPKIVTGPSGYVLEDVPHLTDYIPEIPTYSNPLQVNPAYSVVKQYFVNMDDTVAQKIVVEKNSPRGIHFRRAGPRQKVYFEPEEVYACIVTCGGLCPGLNTVIREIVCGLYHMYGVHKVLGIEGGYRGFYARNTIPLTPKVVNDIHKRGGTILGTSRGGQDTSKIVDSIQDRGINQVYIIGGDGTQKGASVIFEEIRRRGLKVAVAGIPKTIDNDIPVMDKSFGFDTAVEEAQRAINAAHIESESFENGIGLVKLMGRHSGFIAMYATLASRDVDCCLIPESPFYLEGAGGLLEYIEKRLKENGHMVIVIAEGAEQEVCSESMRTTDQQDASGNKRLPDVGLWISQKIKDHFSKTKKMAINLKYIDPTYMIRAVPSNASDNVYCTLLSHSVVHGAMAGYTGFTVGQVNGRHAYIPFYRVTEKQNKVVITDRMWARLLASTNQPSFLDHKDVFGDEKEGAPKNQPINGNNYLQATTTTLGGPNDVAEDKKQLETPMLSINGNE, from the exons ATGGACTCTCGTCACTCTACCATCTCTAGCTCCGTTTCCATTTCTACTCCAAGGTTCCGGTGCTTCGACCCCACAAACCTTTACTCTTCCTCTCCCAATCACAGCCGCCGACACTTCTCCGCCCTCTCTCCCACTTCCATGAATGGCTCCATGGAGAACTTGGTCAATTCCGAGCCCAAAATCGTCACCGGCCCCTCTGGTTACGTTCTCGAAGATGTTCCGCACTTGACGGATTACATACCTGAAATCCCt ACATATTCGAATCCATTACAAGTCAATCCTGCATACTCAGTTGTGAA GCAGTATTTTGTTAATATGGATGATACTGTTGCTCAAAAG ATTGTTGTTGAGAAGAATAGTCCAAGAGGGATACATTTTCGCCGTGCTGGACCTCGTCAAAAG GTGTATTTTGAACCAGAGGAAGTCTATGCATGCATTGTAACATGTGGAGGGCTATGTCCTGGTCTAAATACAGTGATCAGGGAAATAGTTTGTGGCTTATACCACATGTATGGTGTCCACAAGGTTCTTGGGATAGAG GGGGGATACAGAGGTTTCTATGCCCGAAATACAATTCCTTTGACACCAAAGGTGGTGAATGACATCCATAAACGGGGTGGCACAATCCTTGGGACATCGCGAGGGGGCCAAGATACCTCTAAAATTGTTGACAGCATTCAGGACCGAGGCATTAATCAG GTATACATAATTGGAGGAGATGGAACTCAAAAAGGGGCTTCCGTAATTTTTGAG GAAATTAGAAGGCGTGGCCTTAAAGTTGCAGTAGCAGGAATACCCAAGACTATTGATAATGACATTCCG GTTATGGACAAGTCATTCGGTTTTGACACTGCTGTTGAAGAGGCTCAACGAGCTATTAATGCAGCCCATATTGAATCAGAAAGCTTTGAGAATGGTATCGGTCTTGTCAAGTTAATGGGCCGGCACAGTG GATTCATAGCAATGTATGCAACTCTAGCTAGCCGAGATGTGGACTGTTGCTTGATTCCAGAGTCTCCCTTTTATCTTGAAGGAGCTGGTGGGCTATTAGAATACATTGAGAAAAGACTGAAAGAAAATGGGCACATGGTTATAGTAATAGCTGAAGGTGCAGAACAGGAGGTTTGTTCTGAAAGCATGCGAACCACAGACCAGCAGGATGCTTCTGGAAATAAGCGACTGCCAGATGTGGGTCTTTGGATATCTCAGAAGATTAAG GATCATTTCTCGAAAACTAAGAAGATGGCCATAAATCTCAAATACATAG ATCCCACTTACATGATCCGTGCTGTTCCAAGCAATGCATCTGATAATGTGTACTGCACCCTCCTTTCGCACAGTGTCGTTCATGGTGCAATGGCAGGTTATACGGGCTTCACAGTTGGCCAGGTTAACGGGAGACATGCTTACATACCATTCTAC CGTGTGACTGAGAAACAGAACAAAGTTGTGATAACTGACAGGATGTGGGCAAGGCTACTGGCTTCAACTAATCAACCCAGCTTCTTGGACCATAAAGATGTATTCGGGGATGAGAAAGAGGGAGCACCAAAAAACCAACCAATAAATGGGAATAACTATTTACAGGCAACAACTACTACTCTTGGGGGTCCCAATGATGTCGCAGAGGATAAGAAACAGCTAGAAACACCTATGCTTTCAATAAATGGGAATGAATGA